One genomic window of Bicyclus anynana chromosome 10, ilBicAnyn1.1, whole genome shotgun sequence includes the following:
- the LOC112042975 gene encoding uncharacterized protein LOC112042975, whose product MEEAKLPPELTNIFKYWYRNQVNNVRWAGALSDSYGLECGVRQGGLSSPTLFNLYVDDLLGELSSTRTGCYIDGVSLNNISYADDMVLLSASICGLRKLIAVCEAYVEKHGLAYNTKKSVVMVFEAEGKTSKNLTLPPISLNRVALERVNKVKYLGHMLAPDLRDDTDIERERRALSVRANMLARRFARCSYAVKITLFRAYCTSFYTCSLWAKYSQKSYNALRVQYNNAFRVLMGLPRFCSASGMFADARVDCFYATMRKRCGSLVRRVRGGTNSILAMIASRLDCKYVNYCCSMSNGLERQ is encoded by the coding sequence ATGGAGGAAGCAAAACTACCTCCAGAACTCaccaacatttttaaatattggtatagaaaCCAGGTCAACAATGTCCGGTGGGCAGGCGCATTGTCAGACTCGTATGGGTTGGAGTGCGGAGTGAGGCAGGGGGGGTTAAGCTCACCTACGCTATTCAACCTGTACGTGGATGACTTGCTAGGCGAGCTCAGCAGCACCAGAACCGGCTGCTACATAGATGGAGTGTCtttaaataacataagttaCGCCGATGATATGGTGCTGTTGAGTGCGTCAATCTGTGGTCTCAGGAAGCTCATAGCTGTATGTGAGGCTTATGTGGAGAAACATGGTCTTGCCTATAACACTAAAAAGAGTGTAGTGATGGTCTTTGAGGCAGAGGGTAAAACATCTAAAAATCTAACCCTTCCACCTATCTCGCTGAATCGCGTAGCATTAGAGAGAGTGAATAAAGTCAAGTACCTCGGACACATGTTGGCCCCTGACCTTAGAGACGACACTGACATCGAGAGAGAACGGAGGGCGTTATCAGTAAGAGCAAATATGCTGGCTCGCAGGTTTGCGCGGTGTTCATATGCCGTTAAAATTACGTTGTTCAGAGCATACTGCACTAGTTTCTACACGTGCAGCCTGTGGGCCAAATACTCTCAAAAATCTTATAACGCTCTCCGTGTACAATATAACAACGCATTCAGGGTGCTGATGGGGTTGCCCCGCTTTTGTAGCGCATCGGGGATGTTCGCGGATGCGCGTGTTGACTGTTTTTACGCCACAATGCGCAAACGTTGTGGATCCTTGGTGCGCAGGGTGCGGGGCGGCACCAACAGCATTCTAGCAATGATTGCGAGCAGGTTGGACTGTAAATATGTGAATTACTGCTGTTCCATGTCAAATGGATTGGAGCGGCAGTGA